One part of the Oceanihabitans sp. IOP_32 genome encodes these proteins:
- a CDS encoding efflux RND transporter permease subunit, translating to MLNKSIKFFIENKLLAVLLLVLFIGWGTINAPFNWNLGIFPSHPVAVDAIPDIGENQQIVFTSWEGRSPQDIEDQITYPLTTSLLGIPGVKTIRSSSMFGVSSIYIIFEEDIEFYWSRSRILEKLNSLSSGLLPDGVNPTLGPDATGLGQIFWYTLEGRDKNGKVTGGWDLHELRSIQDYYVKYALSSASGVSEVASIGGYVQEYQVDVNPELMRQYDIGLHQVVKAVKESNKDIGAQTLEINQVEYLVRGLGYIKSISDLENAVVSSKNYTSIRIKDIAKVSLGPAARRGILDKEGAEVVGGVVVSRYGANPMEVINNVKDKINQLSAGLPSKVLADGSTSQVTIVPFYDRTELIQETIGTLNEALTLQILITVLVIIVMVFNLRASVLISGLLPVAVLTVFIAMKLFDVDANIVALSGIAIAIGTMVDVGVILSENIIRHLDEESENVIPTERLTSDEEREFSEAKSHNEILQAVQKDKRSINQIVYNATSEVSGAILTAVLTTIISFIPVFTMIGSEGKLFRPLAFTKTFALIASIVVALFLIPPFAAFLFRRKPTRKHVALIINLALIIAGITGVIYGYWLGIILIAYGIVNLHKLFNFLPLENLAFGKTLLAKANGLISVVAIVFLLAEYWRPLGVDKSIFWNLVFVGVICFGLLSVFTIFRRYYTRILRWCLDNKLLFLSVPLALVIAGFFIMKNTGKEFMPSLNEGSFLLMPTSMPHSGIEENKRVLQQLDMAVASIPEIESVVGKAGRTESALDPAPLSMYENIIQYKPEYMLNDNGERQRYKVNDDGLFELKTNVIPTERGTSNEQSHQEILKDDQNDEATRYIASGNSVKRSQLIEDKNGEFYRNWRPEIKSPDDIWNEIVRVTKLPGVTSAPKLQPIETRLVMLQTGMRAPMGIKVKGQDLKQIEAFGVQLETIIKEAEGVKKEAVFADRIVGKPYMLIDINRANIARYGVSIQDVQDILQVAVGGMVLTQTVEGRERYGVRVRYPRELRANPSDLEQIYIPSATGNPVPLSKLAAIRYEQGPQVIKSEDTFLVGYVLFDKLDGFAEVTVVENAQALIQQKIDSGEIIVPKGINYQFTGTYENQLRAEKTLSVVVPLALAIIFIILYFQFRSVTTSLMVFTGIAVAFAGGFIMIWLYGQDWFLNFNFFGENMRDLFQMHPINLSVAVWVGFIALFGIATDDGVVMATYLTQTFEKNTPENRSEIRASIVEAGEKRIRPCLMTTATTILALLPILTSTGRGSDIMIPMAIPSFGGMLIALITLFVVPVLYSWRAELVIYRIKKKENRE from the coding sequence ATGCTCAATAAAAGCATCAAATTTTTTATAGAAAATAAGCTCTTGGCTGTTTTGCTACTCGTTCTCTTTATAGGTTGGGGCACTATAAACGCGCCTTTTAATTGGAATTTAGGAATTTTTCCAAGTCATCCTGTAGCAGTCGATGCCATTCCAGATATTGGTGAAAACCAACAAATCGTGTTCACATCATGGGAAGGACGATCGCCTCAAGATATTGAAGACCAAATTACCTATCCCCTAACCACTTCATTACTCGGTATTCCTGGTGTAAAAACCATCAGAAGTTCTTCGATGTTTGGCGTATCTAGTATCTATATTATTTTTGAAGAAGATATCGAGTTTTATTGGAGCAGAAGTCGGATTCTCGAGAAACTAAACTCCTTATCTAGCGGTTTATTACCCGATGGTGTTAATCCTACACTAGGTCCCGATGCTACGGGATTAGGGCAAATATTCTGGTACACCCTTGAGGGCCGGGATAAAAACGGAAAAGTAACTGGTGGTTGGGATTTACACGAATTAAGGAGTATTCAAGACTATTACGTAAAGTATGCTTTATCTTCCGCGAGCGGCGTTTCTGAAGTCGCCTCCATTGGTGGTTACGTGCAGGAATATCAGGTCGATGTCAATCCAGAACTCATGCGCCAATACGATATTGGGTTACATCAAGTAGTAAAAGCTGTTAAGGAGAGTAATAAAGATATTGGGGCACAAACCTTAGAAATAAATCAGGTTGAATATTTGGTGCGTGGTTTGGGTTATATAAAGTCTATTTCAGACCTTGAAAATGCGGTGGTATCCTCTAAGAATTACACATCGATTCGCATTAAAGATATTGCTAAAGTATCCTTAGGCCCTGCCGCACGAAGAGGCATTTTGGATAAAGAAGGTGCTGAAGTTGTTGGCGGTGTTGTGGTGTCTCGCTATGGCGCAAACCCTATGGAGGTTATCAATAATGTTAAAGACAAAATTAACCAGTTAAGTGCAGGTTTACCCTCTAAAGTTCTGGCAGACGGCAGTACTTCGCAGGTCACTATTGTTCCTTTTTACGACAGAACAGAGCTTATTCAAGAAACCATAGGCACACTTAATGAAGCCTTAACACTACAAATTTTAATTACCGTTTTGGTTATTATCGTTATGGTTTTTAATCTTCGTGCTTCAGTTTTAATTTCGGGATTACTACCAGTTGCCGTTTTAACGGTATTTATTGCCATGAAACTGTTTGATGTCGATGCCAATATTGTCGCCCTTTCAGGAATCGCCATTGCTATTGGTACCATGGTGGATGTTGGTGTTATACTTTCTGAAAATATTATTCGTCATTTAGACGAGGAAAGTGAAAATGTCATTCCTACAGAGCGTCTTACGAGCGACGAGGAACGTGAGTTCAGCGAAGCTAAATCTCATAATGAGATTCTTCAAGCTGTTCAGAAAGACAAACGTTCAATAAATCAAATTGTTTATAATGCCACCTCAGAAGTTTCTGGTGCCATACTCACGGCGGTATTAACAACCATTATTAGTTTTATTCCGGTTTTTACTATGATAGGCTCTGAAGGTAAATTATTCAGACCTCTAGCCTTCACAAAAACCTTCGCTTTAATAGCTTCTATAGTGGTAGCCTTATTTTTAATTCCGCCATTCGCCGCGTTTTTATTCCGAAGAAAACCTACTAGGAAACACGTCGCTTTAATTATTAATCTCGCTTTAATTATTGCTGGAATTACTGGCGTGATTTACGGTTATTGGTTGGGTATTATTTTAATAGCTTATGGGATAGTAAACCTTCATAAATTATTTAATTTTTTACCTTTAGAAAACCTAGCTTTCGGAAAGACACTATTAGCAAAGGCAAATGGTTTGATTTCGGTAGTGGCCATAGTCTTTCTATTGGCAGAATATTGGAGACCTCTAGGCGTCGATAAAAGTATTTTTTGGAATCTCGTTTTTGTAGGTGTTATTTGCTTTGGCTTGTTGAGTGTTTTTACGATATTTAGAAGGTATTACACTCGTATTTTACGATGGTGTTTAGATAACAAATTATTATTTTTATCTGTTCCTTTAGCTCTTGTTATTGCAGGTTTTTTCATCATGAAAAACACAGGAAAAGAATTTATGCCGTCATTAAACGAAGGTTCTTTTCTTTTAATGCCCACCTCTATGCCGCACTCTGGAATAGAAGAAAATAAACGCGTTTTACAGCAGTTGGATATGGCCGTGGCCAGTATTCCAGAAATTGAATCTGTCGTGGGTAAAGCTGGTAGAACCGAATCGGCTTTAGATCCCGCGCCACTTTCTATGTATGAAAACATTATTCAGTATAAACCTGAATATATGCTAAATGACAATGGTGAACGTCAACGTTATAAAGTCAATGATGATGGTTTGTTTGAATTAAAAACGAATGTCATTCCGACAGAGCGAGGAACGAGCAATGAGCAATCTCATCAAGAGATTCTTAAAGATGATCAGAATGATGAAGCAACACGTTACATTGCTTCTGGAAATTCTGTTAAAAGGTCTCAACTAATTGAAGACAAAAACGGCGAATTCTACCGCAACTGGCGACCAGAAATTAAATCGCCAGATGATATTTGGAACGAAATTGTACGTGTTACCAAATTACCAGGCGTAACATCGGCTCCAAAACTACAACCTATTGAAACCCGTTTGGTGATGCTTCAAACCGGCATGCGAGCACCAATGGGAATTAAGGTAAAGGGTCAAGATTTAAAACAAATTGAAGCCTTTGGCGTACAATTAGAAACGATTATTAAAGAAGCCGAAGGCGTTAAAAAAGAAGCCGTTTTTGCAGACCGCATCGTAGGTAAACCGTATATGTTAATTGATATTAATAGGGCTAACATTGCGAGATATGGGGTTTCTATACAAGACGTACAAGATATATTACAGGTGGCCGTTGGTGGCATGGTACTAACCCAAACTGTTGAAGGCAGAGAGCGCTATGGTGTTCGTGTACGTTATCCGCGAGAATTACGTGCTAATCCATCCGATTTAGAGCAAATTTACATACCCAGCGCTACTGGTAACCCTGTTCCATTAAGTAAACTTGCCGCTATTCGTTATGAGCAAGGGCCTCAAGTAATAAAAAGTGAAGACACCTTTTTAGTCGGTTATGTACTATTTGATAAATTAGACGGTTTTGCAGAAGTTACGGTGGTCGAAAATGCACAAGCTTTAATTCAACAAAAAATTGATTCTGGGGAAATAATCGTTCCAAAAGGTATCAATTACCAATTTACTGGAACCTACGAAAATCAACTGCGAGCCGAGAAAACCTTATCGGTTGTTGTGCCTTTAGCTTTAGCCATTATTTTTATAATCCTGTACTTTCAATTTCGCTCGGTAACCACATCTTTAATGGTGTTTACCGGCATTGCAGTGGCTTTTGCTGGAGGATTTATCATGATTTGGCTCTATGGTCAGGATTGGTTTTTAAATTTTAATTTCTTTGGCGAAAATATGCGCGACTTGTTCCAAATGCATCCTATTAATTTAAGTGTTGCCGTTTGGGTTGGGTTTATTGCACTTTTCGGAATTGCTACCGATGATGGTGTGGTTATGGCCACCTATTTAACCCAAACTTTCGAAAAAAACACACCAGAAAACAGAAGCGAAATTAGAGCATCTATTGTCGAAGCCGGAGAAAAACGAATCAGACCCTGTTTAATGACTACAGCAACCACCATTTTAGCTTTATTACCAATTTTAACCTCCACAGGTCGAGGAAGTGATATCATGATTCCTATGGCAATCCCGAGTTTTGGAGGCATGCTAATTGCGCTGATTACGTTGTTTGTAGTGCCCGTTTTGTATAGCTGGAGAGCGGAGTTGGTTATATATAGAATAAAGAAAAAAGAGAATAGAGAATAG
- a CDS encoding TolC family protein, whose translation MRNLNLQIIRKAVLILCSLFFVLSSQSQELETLINEALANSPEIQKFDLKYKIASEKVNEVNSLPNTEFNLGVMAVKPEMDMPMERFRVSVMQMLPWFGTITARENYVTSMADAQYIDITIAKRKLALSVAQFYYQLYEISAKQKVLDKNISLLQSYEQLALTSVEVGKASAVDVLRLQIRQNELLQEKDVLIQQYKGIQAALNSAMNRDYNKEVFVVSSLEIPENDNFFSFDSLSVNPELLKYDKLYQSVEQSELLNQKESAPMIGIGVEYINQDNSPMITSSYKDMVMPMLSVSIPIFNKKYRSQSKQNEFRKLEIQSQKEHRLNTLEAELSKAISNRNQSRIKFITQQKNLKQAKDAETILIKRYETGTIDFNAILDIQELQLKFEMNQVESLKNYYAKTAIINYLTN comes from the coding sequence ATGAGAAACCTTAATTTACAAATTATCCGAAAAGCTGTCTTAATTCTTTGTTCTTTATTCTTTGTTCTTTCATCTCAAAGTCAAGAACTAGAAACACTAATAAATGAAGCGCTTGCAAACAGTCCTGAAATCCAAAAATTCGATTTAAAATATAAAATTGCTTCCGAAAAGGTAAACGAAGTCAATAGCTTACCAAACACCGAATTTAACTTGGGAGTTATGGCTGTAAAACCTGAAATGGACATGCCTATGGAACGTTTTCGAGTTTCTGTCATGCAAATGCTACCTTGGTTTGGTACCATAACAGCTAGAGAGAATTATGTCACATCTATGGCTGATGCGCAATATATAGACATCACCATCGCAAAACGAAAATTGGCACTTTCTGTGGCGCAATTCTATTATCAACTTTACGAAATAAGTGCGAAGCAAAAGGTTTTAGATAAAAATATTTCACTCTTACAATCCTATGAGCAGCTAGCGCTCACTTCGGTGGAGGTAGGCAAAGCATCAGCCGTAGATGTCTTACGATTACAGATTAGACAAAACGAATTGCTGCAAGAAAAAGACGTATTAATTCAACAATATAAAGGCATACAAGCAGCTCTAAATAGTGCCATGAATCGAGACTACAATAAAGAGGTATTTGTGGTGTCTTCACTAGAAATACCTGAAAATGATAATTTCTTTAGTTTTGATAGCCTTTCCGTAAACCCAGAATTACTTAAATATGATAAATTATATCAATCTGTGGAACAATCCGAATTGTTAAACCAAAAAGAAAGTGCACCCATGATAGGTATTGGTGTGGAATATATTAATCAAGATAATAGTCCCATGATAACCAGTTCGTATAAAGATATGGTCATGCCTATGTTATCGGTCTCTATACCCATTTTTAATAAAAAGTACCGTTCGCAAAGCAAGCAAAATGAATTTCGAAAACTGGAAATTCAATCTCAAAAAGAACACCGTTTAAATACACTAGAAGCGGAATTATCTAAAGCGATCTCAAATCGAAATCAGTCGAGAATTAAATTTATCACGCAACAGAAAAACCTAAAGCAAGCTAAAGATGCTGAAACTATTTTAATTAAAAGATATGAGACTGGAACGATTGATTTTAATGCTATTTTAGATATTCAGGAGTTACAGTTAAAATTTGAAATGAATCAAGTGGAATCGCTTAAAAATTATTATGCTAAAACTGCGATTATCAATTATTTAACCAATTGA
- a CDS encoding DUF302 domain-containing protein: MTYYFNKTVKGNFNDTIEKVTEALKTEGFGVLTEIDIKATLKNKLDVNFNDYKILGACQPSYAHKALLTENKIGTMLPCNVIVQKLDSGDIEVSAVNPMASMQAVDNADLKVIAEEITNKLKSVIDKL; the protein is encoded by the coding sequence ATGACCTATTATTTTAACAAAACAGTAAAAGGAAATTTTAATGACACCATAGAAAAGGTAACAGAAGCACTTAAAACAGAAGGTTTTGGTGTTTTAACCGAAATTGATATTAAAGCAACACTCAAAAATAAACTAGATGTTAATTTTAATGACTACAAAATTCTGGGTGCATGCCAACCATCGTATGCGCACAAAGCCTTGTTGACAGAAAATAAGATTGGCACCATGTTGCCTTGTAATGTGATTGTTCAGAAATTAGATTCTGGAGATATTGAAGTATCAGCAGTAAATCCTATGGCTTCTATGCAAGCTGTAGATAACGCTGATTTAAAAGTGATTGCCGAGGAAATTACAAATAAATTAAAATCGGTTATTGATAAGTTGTAA
- a CDS encoding transposase gives MKHQPFEPGHFFHLYNRGNNNENIFLEQENYRYFLVLMKKYIVTVANVYSYCLLPNHFHIIIKFKEESQLEADIKNKKNSLHQAISNMMNAYTKAINKRYNRRGSLFQEHLKRVKITEENYLRNLGVYVNTNATHHQIEDYKTYPHSSYSALISHQETLIKRDEVIELFSDVDNFKHVLHCKKLDIEKIQELILE, from the coding sequence ATGAAACATCAACCTTTTGAACCTGGACATTTTTTCCACCTATACAATAGGGGGAATAATAATGAAAACATTTTTTTAGAACAAGAAAATTACAGGTATTTCTTGGTCTTGATGAAAAAATATATAGTTACAGTAGCTAATGTTTATAGCTATTGCTTACTCCCAAATCATTTTCATATTATTATAAAATTCAAAGAAGAATCGCAACTAGAAGCAGATATTAAGAATAAGAAAAACAGTTTACACCAAGCCATTTCGAATATGATGAATGCCTATACTAAAGCCATTAATAAAAGGTATAATAGAAGAGGGAGCTTGTTTCAGGAGCATTTGAAGCGCGTAAAAATTACAGAAGAAAATTATTTAAGAAACCTTGGTGTATATGTAAATACAAATGCTACCCATCATCAAATTGAAGATTATAAAACATATCCACATTCATCTTATAGTGCTTTGATAAGCCATCAAGAAACATTGATAAAACGGGATGAAGTTATAGAACTGTTTAGCGATGTGGATAATTTTAAACATGTATTGCATTGCAAAAAACTAGATATTGAAAAAATACAGGAATTAATTTTAGAATAA
- a CDS encoding helix-turn-helix domain-containing protein: protein MTRTLIIKNMVCNRCKTIVKQLLDNENFEVISLELGKAVVNKAEKNDYTKLEKRLNKEGFELIKTSSEFLVEQIKIRLIENINKSNTELMPSQLAEELGKTYSVVSKTFSKSEGITLEKYVIRLKIEKVKELIQLKQLNFSEIAHRLNYNTSSHLAKQFKNITGMSMSEYQKLQDWDRKSLDQIV from the coding sequence ATGACACGTACGCTAATTATAAAAAACATGGTTTGTAACCGTTGTAAAACAATTGTTAAACAGTTGTTAGACAATGAAAACTTCGAGGTTATATCTCTAGAGTTGGGTAAAGCTGTTGTTAATAAGGCTGAAAAAAACGACTATACTAAGCTGGAAAAACGTTTAAATAAAGAAGGTTTTGAACTGATTAAGACTTCTTCTGAATTTTTAGTCGAACAAATTAAAATTCGACTCATAGAAAATATAAATAAATCGAACACTGAACTTATGCCGTCTCAATTAGCTGAAGAATTAGGAAAAACCTATTCAGTTGTAAGTAAAACTTTTAGTAAATCTGAAGGCATTACACTTGAGAAGTATGTTATACGTCTAAAAATTGAAAAAGTAAAAGAATTAATTCAGTTAAAGCAGTTAAATTTTTCAGAAATAGCGCATAGATTAAATTATAATACCAGCAGTCATTTAGCTAAACAGTTTAAAAACATTACGGGAATGTCGATGAGTGAATATCAGAAATTACAAGATTGGGACAGAAAATCTCTAGACCAAATTGTATAA
- a CDS encoding heavy metal translocating P-type ATPase → MTHTYHIHGMTCNGCRSHVENLLSKVEGVLKATVNLEKAEATIETDSHIPIETFQKALKKDGDTYSIHNLAEKDEGSTSVGIKNTYHIHGMTCNGCRSHVENLLSKVEGVLKATVNLEKAEATIETDSQIPIETFQKALKKDGGTYSIHNSGEAHAESDLTGFKNLLGLEKPKGKGTGVFYCPMHCEGDKTYNKAGDCPVCGMDLVEEQNLSTSYSEQWTCPMHPEVVKDEEGSCPICGMDLVPMQPELSSEEKTYKKLLKKFWLASAFTLPIFIIAMSEMIPNNPLYRILEQKHWNWIQFALSIPVVFYATWMFFERAYRSIKTWNLNMFTLIGIGAGVAWIFSVFGLFFPAFFPEQFLSESGAVHVYFEAATVILTLVLLGQLLEARAHSKTNSAVKELLKLAPNKAIKVVNGEDVEVSIDKIELNDILKVKPGDKIPVDGSITEGKTTIDESMITGEPIPVNKSEGDKVSSGTINGNQVFLMQAEKVGSDTLLSQIIHMVNDASRSRAPIQNLADKVSSYFVPIVVLISVITFAVWAILGPEPANVYAFVNAIAVLIIACPCALGLATPMSVMVGVGKGAQNGVLIKNAEALEKMDKVDTLIVDKTGTITEGKPTVEQVAAFGNDYSEEKVLQYIVSLNSNSEHPLAQATVKYGKEQNTKVLKSEEFSAVTGKGVEGKISGKRVALGNPEMMNHAKAEISSKMEEATKTHQKQGKTVSFIAIDEDVVGYIVIGDKIKTTSTKAIKALQDKGIAVIMLTGDNHNTAQAVATALNLADFKASMLPEDKLKEVEKLQAQGKVVAMAGDGINDAPALAKSDVGIAMGTGTDVAIESASITLVKGDLHGIVKAKNLSHQVMKNIKQNLFFALVYNTLGVPIAAGVLFPFFGLLLSPMIAALAMSFSSVSVIGNALRLRKTKI, encoded by the coding sequence ATGACACACACATATCACATCCATGGCATGACCTGCAACGGTTGTCGCAGTCACGTTGAGAACCTGCTCTCAAAAGTAGAAGGTGTTTTAAAAGCCACTGTTAATTTAGAAAAGGCAGAAGCTACTATTGAAACGGATTCGCATATTCCTATTGAAACCTTTCAAAAGGCTTTAAAAAAAGATGGAGACACCTATAGCATTCATAATTTGGCAGAAAAGGATGAGGGTTCCACTTCCGTGGGAATTAAAAACACATATCACATACATGGCATGACCTGCAACGGTTGCCGCAGTCACGTTGAAAACCTGCTCTCAAAAGTAGAAGGTGTTTTAAAAGCCACTGTTAATTTAGAAAAGGCAGAAGCTACTATTGAAACGGATTCGCAGATTCCTATTGAAACCTTTCAAAAGGCATTAAAAAAAGATGGAGGCACCTATAGCATTCATAATTCTGGTGAAGCGCATGCAGAGTCAGACCTAACAGGTTTTAAAAACCTGTTAGGTCTAGAAAAACCAAAAGGTAAAGGTACTGGCGTATTTTATTGCCCCATGCACTGCGAAGGCGATAAAACTTATAATAAAGCCGGCGATTGTCCGGTCTGCGGAATGGATTTGGTAGAAGAACAAAATCTATCAACTAGCTATTCAGAGCAATGGACTTGCCCAATGCATCCAGAGGTTGTTAAAGATGAAGAAGGCTCTTGCCCTATCTGTGGTATGGATTTAGTGCCCATGCAACCAGAATTGTCATCAGAAGAAAAAACCTACAAAAAATTATTGAAAAAATTCTGGTTAGCTTCAGCATTCACCTTGCCCATCTTCATTATTGCGATGAGTGAAATGATTCCCAACAATCCATTATACCGTATCCTGGAGCAAAAACATTGGAATTGGATTCAGTTTGCATTATCCATACCAGTCGTGTTTTATGCGACATGGATGTTTTTTGAACGCGCCTACAGAAGTATCAAAACCTGGAACTTAAACATGTTCACGCTTATTGGCATTGGTGCGGGTGTGGCTTGGATATTTAGTGTATTTGGCTTGTTTTTTCCAGCGTTTTTTCCGGAGCAGTTTTTATCAGAATCTGGCGCAGTTCACGTATATTTTGAAGCCGCAACCGTAATTTTAACCCTTGTGCTCTTGGGGCAACTGCTAGAAGCTCGAGCGCATAGTAAAACCAATTCGGCAGTCAAAGAATTATTAAAATTGGCTCCAAATAAAGCTATAAAGGTGGTGAACGGTGAAGATGTCGAGGTTAGCATCGATAAAATAGAATTAAACGATATTTTAAAAGTAAAACCAGGCGATAAAATTCCTGTAGATGGTTCGATAACCGAAGGCAAAACCACTATTGATGAGTCTATGATTACTGGCGAACCCATTCCAGTAAATAAATCTGAAGGCGATAAAGTAAGCAGTGGCACCATAAATGGCAATCAAGTTTTTTTAATGCAGGCCGAGAAAGTGGGTAGCGATACCCTTCTCTCTCAAATTATTCACATGGTAAATGATGCGAGTAGAAGTCGTGCCCCAATTCAAAATCTAGCCGATAAAGTATCAAGTTATTTCGTGCCTATCGTCGTATTAATTTCAGTGATAACTTTTGCTGTGTGGGCTATTTTGGGGCCAGAACCCGCAAATGTTTATGCCTTTGTGAATGCTATCGCAGTCTTAATTATTGCCTGCCCCTGCGCCTTAGGCTTAGCAACACCAATGTCTGTTATGGTGGGTGTTGGTAAAGGCGCTCAAAATGGCGTGCTCATTAAAAATGCCGAAGCCCTAGAAAAAATGGACAAGGTCGATACCTTAATTGTGGATAAAACTGGCACCATTACCGAAGGAAAACCAACTGTTGAACAAGTTGCTGCTTTTGGTAATGATTATTCCGAAGAGAAAGTTCTGCAATATATCGTATCCTTAAATAGCAATTCTGAACATCCATTAGCCCAAGCTACTGTAAAATATGGAAAAGAACAGAATACCAAGGTGTTAAAATCTGAAGAATTTAGCGCCGTTACGGGTAAAGGTGTTGAAGGAAAAATTAGCGGTAAACGGGTAGCATTAGGCAATCCAGAAATGATGAATCATGCAAAGGCCGAAATTTCTTCAAAAATGGAGGAAGCAACAAAAACCCATCAAAAACAAGGGAAAACGGTGTCTTTCATAGCCATTGACGAAGATGTTGTGGGCTATATTGTAATTGGCGATAAAATCAAAACCACAAGTACCAAAGCCATTAAAGCACTTCAAGATAAAGGCATAGCTGTTATTATGCTTACAGGCGACAACCACAATACCGCACAAGCCGTTGCTACAGCATTAAATTTAGCCGATTTTAAAGCCAGTATGCTACCAGAAGACAAGTTAAAGGAAGTCGAAAAACTACAAGCTCAAGGCAAGGTAGTCGCTATGGCTGGAGATGGCATTAACGATGCGCCAGCATTAGCAAAAAGTGATGTGGGCATTGCTATGGGAACAGGAACCGATGTCGCTATAGAAAGTGCCTCAATTACTTTAGTTAAAGGCGATTTACACGGTATTGTAAAAGCCAAAAATTTAAGTCACCAAGTCATGAAAAACATCAAACAAAATCTGTTTTTCGCATTGGTATACAACACATTAGGCGTTCCAATAGCAGCAGGTGTCTTATTTCCCTTTTTCGGATTATTACTGTCGCCCATGATTGCGGCATTAGCCATGAGTTTTAGCTCGGTCTCTGTTATTGGAAATGCGTTGCGATTACGAAAGACAAAAATTTAA